Proteins encoded within one genomic window of Marasmius oreades isolate 03SP1 chromosome 4, whole genome shotgun sequence:
- the CYT1 gene encoding cytochrome c1 yields the protein MLSRLSSGALKRAGSLASSRSTQILSSSRSTAVRFASSSSSASNAFEAFLGSRITLAGATLFTAGTIAWYSHLYGSLPFLGEAHASHLSDEGLHPTHYPWPHDGFFDTFDHASIRRGYQVYREVCAACHSLDRIAWRNLVGVSHTVDEARTMAEEVEYQDGPNDEGEMFMRPGKLSDYMPAPYPNEEAARAGNAGALPPDLSLIVKARHGGCDYIFSLLTGYMDPPAGVEIRDGMNYNPYFPGGAIGMARLLFDGLVEYEDGTPATTPQMAKDVVTFLNWAAEPEHDERKKIGLKAVILFSTLFAISIYVKRFKWTVIKNRKIVYTPPKDHAGH from the exons ATGTTGTCGAGGTTGTCCTCAGGAGCCCTTAAACGGGCTGGCTCCTTGGCTTCCTCCCGTTCGACTCAAATTCTCTCCTCTTCTCGTTCGACAGCC GTTCGTTTTGCATCGTCGAGCTCGTCTGCCTCAAATGCTTTCGAG GCCTTCTTGGGCTCTCGAATAACTCTCGCAGGAGCAACGTTGTTCACCGCCGGCACCATTGCATGGTACTCCCACCTCTATggttctcttcctttcctcgGAGAAGCACACGCAAGCCACCTCAGCGACGAAGGTCTTCATCCTACTCACTACCCTTGGCCTCATGATGGCTTTTTCGATACCTTTGACCACGCTAG TATTCGAAGAGGATATCAAGTCTATCGTGAAGTCTGTGCTGCATGTCACTCCCTCGACCGCATTGCCTGGCGTAATCTAGTCGGCGTCTCGCACACTGTGGATGAGGCGCGTACCATGGCAGAAGAAGTTGAATATCAGGATGGACCTAACGATGAGGGTGAAATGTTCATGCGTCCCGGAAAACTCTCTGACTACATGCCTGCACCGTACCCGAATGAAGAGGCTGCCCGAGCTGGAAATGCTGGTGCCCTTCCACCCGACCTCAGTCTGATCGTAAAAGCGCGTCACGGCGGTTGC GACTACATCTTCTCCCTACTGACAGGATATATGGACCCTCCTGCTGGTGTTGAAATCCGTGACGGCATGAACTACAACCCGTACTTCCCTGGTGGTGCTATCGGTATGGCCCGTCTCCTTTTTGACGGTCTCGTGGAATATGAGGATG GCACTCCTGCAACCACCCCGCAAATGGCCAAGGACGTCGTAACCTTCTTGAACTGGGCTGCTGAGCCTGAACATGACGAACGAAAGAAGATCGGTCTCAAGGctgtcatcctcttctccacTCTGTTTGCAATTAGTATATACGTGAAACGCTTCAAGTGGACAGTTATCAAAAACAGAAAGATTG TCTACACCCCCCCGAAGGACCACGCCGGACACTAG
- a CDS encoding uncharacterized protein (BUSCO:EOG092625AX) produces the protein MHTHCGRRIGMAFSYKGSLSLLFLSFLVDISALISLLTKLPSTVNLKRKLHDSPQSNKKAKKSTVKQVTSGTAALDLNDQVALNRRAERFQREHEIERQRNVRTNGHYQSSLKVNHHHAHLLNSSRSSSPFGGLDEPEADPNVIDWDRFTIVGTSKEIFKDYLRITTEPKPEQIRPYLVLQETLIQLKKRWREKCSYSWICNQLKSLRQDLTVQRIKNEFTVQVYEIHARMALESNDMVEYNQCQATLKTLYELGIPGKVEEFTAYRILMLLHGRNRSELNLYVGQLTPKQKTDTAVKHALSVQRSLSMGNYHSLFMLYMTAPNMGAYIMDHFIDRERTKALMVIVKAYRTIGLTFIQNELAFDDLDATRKFLEEHKAPFYTNPTARDSEKVFDCKPAMTALAQVYEEKYRRIGIKGAI, from the exons ATGCACACACATTGTGGACGACGGATTGGAATGGCGTTCAGTTACAAAGGTTCTTTATCTCTGCTatttctctcctttcttgtTGATATTTCAGCCCTCATCAGTCTTCTCACAAAACTCCCTTCTACTGTGAATCTCAAGCGCAAGTT ACATGATAGTCCTCAATCAAATAAGAAGGCAAAGAAATCAACTGTGAAACAGGTCACCTCCGGTACTGCAGCTCTCGACCTGAACGATCAAGTCGCCCTCAATCGAAGAGCGGAGCGGTTTCAACGAGAACATGAAATTGAAAGGCAACGGAATGTTCGCACCAATGGCCACTATCAGTCTTCACTCAAAGTGAATCATCACCACGCCCATCTCTTGAACTCTTCTCGTTCAAGCTCACCGTTTGGTGGTCTTGATGAACCGGAGGCAGATCCA AATGTCATAGACTGGGATCGGTTTACCATAGTGGGAACTTCCAAAGAGATCTTCAAGGATTACCTGCGTATAACAACG GAACCGAAACCCGAACAAATACGTCCGTATCTCGTTTTACAGGAAACTCTTATACAACTGAAGAAGCGATGGAGAGAGAAATGTTCTTATTCGTGGATATGCAATCAGTTGAAAAGTTTGCGCCAGGATCTCACC GTGCAACGAATAAAAAACGAATTCACGGTTCAAGTCTATGAAATCCATGCAAGGATGGCCTTGGAGAGT AACGATATGGTTGAATATAACCAGTGTCAAGCTACCCTCAAAACCCTGTATGAACTCGGAATACCGGGCAAAGTGGAGGAATTCACAGCTTACCGAATTCTCATGTTATTGCATGGACGCAACAGAAGTG AATTAAATCTCTACGTAGGTCAACTAACACCCAAACAGAAGACGGATACTGCCGTAAAACATGCACTTAGCGTGCAACGCTCGCTTTCCATGGGCAACTACCATTCTCTATTTATGTTATACATGACCGCTCCTAACATGGGGGCATACATTATGGACCATTTTATTGATCGGGAACGTACGAAGGCGCTCATGGTCATAGTTAAAGC TTACAGGACGATAGGCCTCACTTTCATTCAAAACGAACTGGCCTTCGACGACCTAGATGCGACACGCAAGTTTCTGGAAGAACATAAAGCACCGTTCTACACGAATCCGACAGCCCGCGACTCGGAAAAAGTATTCGACTGTAAACCTGCGATGACTGCCCTGGCTCAGGTGTATGAAGAGAAATATCGTCGGATTGGAATCAAAGGCGCCATATAG
- a CDS encoding uncharacterized protein (BUSCO:EOG092625AX) — translation MSSESWPPQLKDWVAKCLGQMTDSNRQEAQNELRQVISEAYNAHTLWTTDWNGVQLQSLLTKLPSTVNLKRKLHDSPQSNKKAKKSTVKQVTSGTAALDLNDQVALNRRAERFQREHEIERQRNVRTNGHYQSSLKVNHHHAHLLNSSRSSSPFGGLDEPEADPNVIDWDRFTIVGTSKEIFKDYLRITTEPKPEQIRPYLVLQETLIQLKKRWREKCSYSWICNQLKSLRQDLTVQRIKNEFTVQVYEIHARMALESNDMVEYNQCQATLKTLYELGIPGKVEEFTAYRILMLLHGRNRSELNLYVGQLTPKQKTDTAVKHALSVQRSLSMGNYHSLFMLYMTAPNMGAYIMDHFIDRERTKALMVIVKAYRTIGLTFIQNELAFDDLDATRKFLEEHKAPFYTNPTARDSEKVFDCKPAMTALAQVYEEKYRRIGIKGAI, via the exons ATGTCTTCAGAGTCTTGGCCGCCTCAACTCAA AGATTGGGTTGCGAAATGTTTGGGCCAAATGACTGACAGTAATAGGCAGGAAGCACAGAATGAGTTGCGACAGGTAATCAGTGAAGCTTACAATGCACACACATTGTGGACGACGGATTGGAATGGCGTTCAGTTACAAAG TCTTCTCACAAAACTCCCTTCTACTGTGAATCTCAAGCGCAAGTT ACATGATAGTCCTCAATCAAATAAGAAGGCAAAGAAATCAACTGTGAAACAGGTCACCTCCGGTACTGCAGCTCTCGACCTGAACGATCAAGTCGCCCTCAATCGAAGAGCGGAGCGGTTTCAACGAGAACATGAAATTGAAAGGCAACGGAATGTTCGCACCAATGGCCACTATCAGTCTTCACTCAAAGTGAATCATCACCACGCCCATCTCTTGAACTCTTCTCGTTCAAGCTCACCGTTTGGTGGTCTTGATGAACCGGAGGCAGATCCA AATGTCATAGACTGGGATCGGTTTACCATAGTGGGAACTTCCAAAGAGATCTTCAAGGATTACCTGCGTATAACAACG GAACCGAAACCCGAACAAATACGTCCGTATCTCGTTTTACAGGAAACTCTTATACAACTGAAGAAGCGATGGAGAGAGAAATGTTCTTATTCGTGGATATGCAATCAGTTGAAAAGTTTGCGCCAGGATCTCACC GTGCAACGAATAAAAAACGAATTCACGGTTCAAGTCTATGAAATCCATGCAAGGATGGCCTTGGAGAGT AACGATATGGTTGAATATAACCAGTGTCAAGCTACCCTCAAAACCCTGTATGAACTCGGAATACCGGGCAAAGTGGAGGAATTCACAGCTTACCGAATTCTCATGTTATTGCATGGACGCAACAGAAGTG AATTAAATCTCTACGTAGGTCAACTAACACCCAAACAGAAGACGGATACTGCCGTAAAACATGCACTTAGCGTGCAACGCTCGCTTTCCATGGGCAACTACCATTCTCTATTTATGTTATACATGACCGCTCCTAACATGGGGGCATACATTATGGACCATTTTATTGATCGGGAACGTACGAAGGCGCTCATGGTCATAGTTAAAGC TTACAGGACGATAGGCCTCACTTTCATTCAAAACGAACTGGCCTTCGACGACCTAGATGCGACACGCAAGTTTCTGGAAGAACATAAAGCACCGTTCTACACGAATCCGACAGCCCGCGACTCGGAAAAAGTATTCGACTGTAAACCTGCGATGACTGCCCTGGCTCAGGTGTATGAAGAGAAATATCGTCGGATTGGAATCAAAGGCGCCATATAG